The following proteins come from a genomic window of Musa acuminata AAA Group cultivar baxijiao chromosome BXJ1-7, Cavendish_Baxijiao_AAA, whole genome shotgun sequence:
- the LOC103991818 gene encoding uncharacterized protein LOC103991818 yields the protein MRVGPGGEPHGAHRTAPAAPTALSNGRRRPHDRAEISPPLPIPSDDVGPSVPPIGILAAGIALRNSLQWFGFFLDERLDVILLTKSWVFGKVGYAFHYKKKSVIKTEEEESLLGKIRGRGRRRSVAKAGGSGWVELLLRSKFFGVCEEHKETRKSEENIYCVDCGRRMCPHCVAGPACPHRAHRLLQIRRYVYQDVVRVHDMQKLLDCSRVQPYTVNGAKVVLLNPRTQSKPSKSNAGGSACQLCRRSISELNRYCSIACMADVEGAAAPGPIGCNPSEPFLPTLTAGLEGSQSPSCSFSPQPSDACRDDFHPRITEPPCPKVHRRKGRPRRAPLL from the exons ATGCGCGTGGGCCCCGGTGGCGAGCCGCACGGCGCACATCGCACGGCTCCCGCGGCCCCGACTGCCCTATCGAACGGTCGTCGTCGTCCCCACGACCGGGCCGAGATCTCGCCTCCGCTCCCTATCCCGTCTGACGACGTGGGCCCCTCTGTTCCTCCAATTGGAAT ACTTGCAGCAGGAATCGCTCTTCGAAATTCTCTTCAATGGTTTGGTTTCTTCCTTGATGAACGTCTCGATGTAATCTTGTTAACGAAATCTTGGGTTTTTGGCAAGGTGGGGTATGCGTTCCATTACAAGAAGAAGAGTGTCATCAAGACAGAGGAGGAGGAAAGCTTACTTGGTAAGATAAGGGGGAGGGGAAGGCGGAGGAGCGTGGCGAAGGCGGGGGGATCGGGATGGGTGGAGTTACTGCTGCGGAGCAAGTTCTTCGGGGTGTGCGAGGAGCACAAGGAGACGCGGAAGAGCGAGGAGAACATCTACTGCGTCGACTGCGGGCGCCGCATGTGCCCCCACTGTGTCGCTGGGCCTGCTTGCCCCCACCGCGCCCACCGCCTCCTCCAGATCCGCCGATACGTCTACCAGGACGTCGTCCGCGTCCACGACATGCAGAAGCTCCTCGACTGCTCCCGAGTCCAG CCGTACACAGTGAACGGCGCCAAAGTGGTGCTGCTGAATCCCAGGACGCAATCAAAGCCGTCCAAGTCGAACGCGGGCGGGTCCGCTTGCCAGCTCTGCCGTCGATCCATCTCGGAGCTCAATCGGTACTGCTCCATCGCTTGCATGGCCGACGTGGAAGGAGCCGCGGCGCCCGGGCCCATCGGATGCAACCCATCGGAGCCGTTCCTTCCGACTCTGACGGCAGGGCTCGAGGGGTCGCAGTCCCCGTCGTGCTCGTTCTCGCCTCAGCCGTCCGATGCGTGCCGAGACGATTTCCACCCACGGATCACCGAGCCCCCCTGTCCGAAGGTCCATAGAAGGAAAGGACGCCCTCGCCGGGCCCCACTTTTGTGA